The DNA segment CTTATGGAGATATTTGTCAAGTTGCGCGAACGACACCGAGTATGTATATTTTTCATCTGGGAGAATTGTtaaatttttcatattttaagATATTTTTAATGAAGTTGTTTTTGTATGATAGGGTCGcccaaccaaaaaaaaaaagacaggGAAAAAGAATGGGGAAAAAATGCGGTTGAAACGGAACTGAACGAGGTTGCGAGGACGAATGCGTAAGGCCGATTCTTGTTTTAGAAAACTGAATGAGTACTTAATGTGCACACGTGCATATGTTGGTATATGTTGGTATATACTAACTAGATGTACACATGTGCacaaaataggtttgtatattgtacacatgtgtactataaAACACTAAGTAGAAGTACACATGTGCACAAAATAGATTTGTAtattgtacacatgtgtactatagTTCTATAAAACACTAACTAGAAGTACACATGTGTTCACTGTGAAAAGTTGTTATTTATGTGAGCGCGTACTGCATTCTTACACCTGTTAGACATGTGTATGGGGTTTGTTAGACAATTGTACTCGTAAGCTTGTTATTTGTGGTAGATACGGTTAACTGACCGCATTGTTGATAATACTGTTATCTTTTGCAGAAAATTGGTTTTCGAAACTGAAAGTGGCGTTGGGTTGTACCATTTTCAAATGTTGGATTTACAACCAAGTAAGTGGATTAATGATGGAGTAATAAATGGCTTTGCGTCAATGCTAAATTATGAGGAAAAGGAGCGAATCAGCGGATCTAATATTTTCGGGGATGCTGATAAAGTCAAAGGAATAAAGCCGCGATTGTTCGGCCATACAAATTGTTTTGTAAGTGAAACTGTGTATTATAAGTTTGTAGTTTATGGTATAGTCTGCGTGACAGAATATTGAAACATAAATTGGTTTTTTTTTGTGCGTTCAGGACGAGGATATGTTATTGAACAAGAAGCACGAAGAAGCTGGGCGTGTTGAGAAATTCAAAAGTGCCTTGTTCTTGGTTGTTGACAAAAAAGAATCGTTAATGAGTTTGTCCGAGTATTGTGTCATATGCTTTCCGATCCTCGAGTATAACCATTTTTACTTGGTGAGCTTTGATATGGAAAACAACGCGATAACGGTAATTGACAACATGGACGCAAGCGAAAGCCCCATTCACCTGATCAACAGCGACAACTACTTCCAAAAGAGTACGCCTTTCAAAGTGGTATGTATCAGTTAAATACTTAAACTAGGTCAGTTGTTAGTGAACACAATTTAACTGGTTTTTACATTATGTTTTGGTTTCAGAAAGACATTTTCTGTAAGTATTTGAAAATGGTGAATCATCCTAAGAGTGCAGAAATTCAGATTGCGGACGTGGTAAGGTTGGAGTTTGAATGGAAGATAGTCAACAACTCCGTGGACTGCGGAGTGTTTGTCAGGAGGCATATGGAGACGTGGTTTGGGGTAACCACCGATAAGTGGGATAGTGGGTTCCCACTAACCCATAGGGAGAAGAAGGCGTGCTTGACAAATTTGAGGAAAAAGTACGCAATAAAGCTAGTTACTTCAGAGGCTAACAAGCACCGTAGTCGCGTGTTGGATGAAGCAGCCAAACATGAATGGACGCACGGAATAGGTTGCTTTTAGCACGTCTAGATCGGTTAACAATAGTTAACGTTTTTTGGTTTGAATTTTTCGTGATCTGTCTTTAGCTCCAAATGTGGTGATTGCTATAGTAGAAGCGTATGATGGTTTGGTAGTTTGTTACTTTTATGAAAcattgtaataatattttatcaGACATCAGGAAAGTTATTTGGGTTGTCAAACTCTTTGAAAGGTTGGTTATGTACGTATAGGGTGTGTAATTTTCTTGGATGTGGTTAAACGATTTGACATAGTAAAAAAATGAGCAGAGTTGTAACATGATAAACCAGTTACATATGTGTACTTGTGATGTAAACAtacaatacacatgtgtacatacATAATAGCATACCAGTACACAAGTGTACGTTTTTCATCTTATGATTTTTCCAACAAACATGAATGTTGATCAAGTCTGTTTggacgttttttttttctaacaaacAGGAATGTTACTGTAAgtgattgcaggtggtattatgCATCAAAAGAAAGTCAATAACAAATATGCATCAAACAAACACGAAAACACTTATTATGCATCAAACAAAGTCAATAACAAGTTTGCATCGAGCGCAATAACAAATTatcaaacactaaaataaaaataaaaaaacaatacaaATAAAAGGTTTAACAAATTGTTTTCAAAAATGTTTGTAAGTTCAAGAAAATTTCTAGCTGTCGCTATCGTTATCTTCACCATTAGTACCGGTTTCGTTTCCTTCGCTATCAGTACCGGTTTCGTTTCCTTCACCGTCAGTACTGTTTTCATTTTCTTCGTCGTACTCATAATGGTCATCGTCTTCTTCCTCGTCAACTTCTTCGGTAGATGAATCATCCTTCGTTGGTTTACCTTTTTTAGTTGGACAATTCCTTTTATCATGCTTCCTTACCCGTTTCCCACAAATACTACattttcttctctttttttttgAATTTCTTTATTGCTATTTCCTTTGCGCCAACCTGTCGTTTATGCTTACCACAGCCTTTGTTACGGATTTTCTTCGGTGCAGTACACGAGAGCGCCTCTGGTATGGCATGCGACAGAATTTCCTGGTAGACGACATCCTTCTTATTAATTTCCGGATCATATGGAACTTCTGCAAAGATCCTATCTTTTAATGCTTGTACTTCTGCATCGAGTTCCTCTAATTTATCAATCTTGCCTCTCACTCTGTCTCTACACATTTCCAAATTATCTAATATGTTGCGCCATAATCTTCCGCTACTGCTTTGATCAATAGATAACCTGTTGTCAATGCTATACACACTGCTAGGAATAGCATCTCTCCTCCATCTTGGGTGAATATATTGAGTTGGAATCTTATGTATGTTATGATGGCCAAGTACGCAGAACACATGACGACATAGATATCCATTTCGGGTAAATCCCATACACTTGCAGGTAACTGATAGATCTTCTTTGTTAAACGTGACCTGCAATTTAAGGGTGAATTGCTGGAAAAAATGTATTAAATAAAAAGTATATTGTAAGTGTTAGTTGCTAACCTTGAACTCATTTAAAACTTCTGATGTTTGATCTTGGTGAGCAATCAGGAAACAGTTTACTCCATCTGAGATTGATCGTTCAGCAATGTAGCTATTCTCCTTACCATTGACAATTTCCTTTTGGACATCGAAGAATACCTTTCTAGTATAAATTGCGTTTGCATGACGTTCGATCGGCCATTTAGTTTTGTATTCTGGATTAGTGGTGTCTGTTTGATAAGAGAGTTCACGTTGGTCATTTCGTAACCCATCGACGGACGTATCGTAGCACAACATAAACTGTACCAACGTATTGTGTGGACTAGAGTTTGATTTGAACAAGTGGTTAGTGCTTTCGCACCTAGAAGTAGTCTTCATTAACGTACACATAGGTATTTCGCGAAAATATCCTGGGATCCACTGTTCACGAATCAAATACATCTCAGTCAACCAAGAATGCTCTTGCAAACCGTACTCAGCAATAAGTAAATGCCATCTCTTTTCAAATGTTTCTGGTTTGATGTAAACATTCCATACTAGTTTGTGGAATTTTTTCTTGATTTCCGCGTTCCTTTTGTCGTTACCCTTGATCtagaaaataaagaaaaaaaacgaTATCACTATTGTAAAACTTCGATGTACACACGTGTAGATAAGAGTTATAgctaataatacacatgtgtacaagtAGTTAAAAATGCCATATGTAAAACTATGTGTAAAAAGTAAGGGCATTATGCTGTAGACATGTTTGTAGCAAATACCTTTGCTGGCAACTTTTGAATAATGTGCCACATACATAGTCTGTGGATGGACTTGTCAAATACGTTGGCGACAGCTTGTTTCATAGCACAATCCTGATCAGTTAATATCAAGAGTGGCTGTTTTCCATTGTGTGCTTGAAGAAATTTTTGGAGTAGCCATGTGTATGATTCAATAGTCTCATTATGTAACAACCCAGCCCCAAATATTGTGCACTTTTTATGATGGTCAACTCCAGTGAAAGGCACAAAAATCATATCGTACCTGTTTGGAAAAAAAGTTATCAACTGTAACTGATAACCAGCAAGTGTTAGAAATtcataaatgagatttttaagaACTCACATATTTGTATGATACGTTGCGTCGAACGCCAAAACATCACCGAACGCTTCGTAGTTTAGTTTAGAAACGCCATCGCACCAAAAAATTAACTGAAGTTCCATATCATCAATATGGGTATCAAAACTGTAATTAACTTTATTTTCGCTTCGAGCTTTGAACTTGTCAATTATCATTTGGGCGTCTCTATCGCCAATAAAATCTCGAATGTCACGGCCACAATTTTTGTAGTCCACAACGGTACCGTGAACATTATGGTGACCACCTTTTATTGCAACATGTACCTTGTGGGATTTGGTAGGGCCAAGATTAGCATTGCGGCACTTTGCTATGAACTCTTGTGTAGAAAAATCAAGCTTTCTTCGCTTTAGTGATAAGTCAAGATTCTCGGGAGAGGTAAACCCATGGTTGTGTTGTTCAACAAAACCATAGATTTCATAATCAGTTGACTTTTTTATACGACGAAACTTCACACATGCCTTACAATTTGTAACTTTAACATTGGAACGGCGCGATG comes from the Helianthus annuus cultivar XRQ/B chromosome 4, HanXRQr2.0-SUNRISE, whole genome shotgun sequence genome and includes:
- the LOC110933912 gene encoding protein FAR1-RELATED SEQUENCE 5-like, with the protein product MVTLAERNIFVSSMVCDVCGLALESFDHILIACSGSRDGLERESVASNVYETPNGTRYWTPIVPHGVKPFLKARFNTIEQAIAMYEEYAQLAGFGTRLGTSKKVKIGKEIITTRRYILCSRAPVNKHKHKETNPDDIDSTSPSRRSNVKVTNCKACVKFRRIKKSTDYEIYGFVEQHNHGFTSPENLDLSLKRRKLDFSTQEFIAKCRNANLGPTKSHKVHVAIKGGHHNVHGTVVDYKNCGRDIRDFIGDRDAQMIIDKFKARSENKVNYSFDTHIDDMELQLIFWCDGVSKLNYEAFGDVLAFDATYHTNMYDMIFVPFTGVDHHKKCTIFGAGLLHNETIESYTWLLQKFLQAHNGKQPLLILTDQDCAMKQAVANVFDKSIHRLCMWHIIQKLPAKIKGNDKRNAEIKKKFHKLVWNVYIKPETFEKRWHLLIAEYGLQEHSWLTEMYLIREQWIPGYFREIPMCTLMKTTSRCESTNHLFKSNSSPHNTLVQFMLCYDTSVDGLRNDQRELSYQTDTTNPEYKTKWPIERHANAIYTRKVFFDVQKEIVNGKENSYIAERSISDGVNCFLIAHQDQTSEVLNEFKQFTLKLQVTFNKEDLSVTCKCMGFTRNGYLCRHVFCVLGHHNIHKIPTQYIHPRWRRDAIPSSVYSIDNRLSIDQSSSGRLWRNILDNLEMCRDRVRGKIDKLEELDAEVQALKDRIFAEVPYDPEINKKDVVYQEILSHAIPEALSCTAPKKIRNKGCGKPTKDDSSTEEVDEEEDDDHYEYDEENENSTDGEGNETGTDSEGNETGTNGEDNDSDS